In Limibacter armeniacum, a single window of DNA contains:
- a CDS encoding dipeptidase yields MKYTSLLLLLWIMVTNNLFGQDKIQEKADALAHKFIIVDGHVDFPYQLTVKNFRLQKELLDFSVQSKGNFDYVKAKKGGLDAPFMSIYIPSELQKTASASKEHADMLIDKVEEVVKGNPDKFMIATSPKDIEIAFKEGKIALPMGMENGSGIEDDLANLAHFYKRGIRYITLAHAKDNLICDAAYDTLNTWNGVSPFGEKVIQEMNNLGIMVDISHVTDSAFYDAIRLSKAPVIASHSSARFFTPEFIRNMSDDMIETLGQHDGIIMINFGSTFLAKELRENYKKAEKETEAYIKENSLEEHSEEAEKFFAERMEFHNGYARIGLVADHVDHIVKLAGIDHVGFGSDFDGLGDELPEDLKDVSMYPNLIAELLRRGYSEKDIEKICYKNIFRVWKEVEKVAKKS; encoded by the coding sequence ATGAAATACACATCACTACTGCTTTTATTATGGATTATGGTAACAAATAACCTGTTCGGACAGGATAAAATACAAGAAAAAGCAGATGCTCTTGCCCACAAGTTTATCATTGTAGATGGCCATGTAGATTTTCCATACCAACTTACAGTCAAAAACTTCAGATTACAGAAAGAATTACTAGACTTTTCGGTACAGTCTAAAGGCAATTTTGATTATGTCAAAGCCAAAAAGGGTGGATTGGATGCGCCATTTATGAGTATCTACATTCCTTCTGAGCTTCAGAAAACAGCTAGCGCTTCCAAGGAGCACGCGGACATGTTGATTGACAAAGTGGAAGAAGTTGTAAAGGGCAATCCTGATAAATTTATGATTGCTACCTCTCCAAAAGACATCGAGATCGCTTTTAAAGAAGGTAAAATTGCCCTGCCAATGGGAATGGAAAACGGTTCAGGGATAGAAGATGACCTTGCGAACCTTGCCCACTTTTATAAACGAGGCATCCGTTACATTACGCTAGCCCATGCGAAAGACAACCTGATTTGCGATGCTGCTTACGACACGTTAAACACTTGGAATGGAGTAAGCCCATTTGGAGAGAAAGTGATTCAGGAAATGAATAACCTAGGTATTATGGTAGATATTTCGCACGTAACTGACAGTGCATTCTACGATGCAATTCGACTGTCGAAAGCGCCTGTCATAGCCTCACACTCTTCTGCCAGATTCTTTACTCCAGAGTTTATCCGCAATATGTCAGACGACATGATTGAGACATTGGGTCAACACGATGGCATTATCATGATCAACTTCGGTTCTACATTTCTGGCTAAAGAGCTGAGAGAAAATTATAAGAAAGCTGAAAAAGAAACAGAAGCATATATCAAGGAAAATAGCTTGGAAGAGCATAGTGAAGAAGCTGAAAAGTTTTTTGCAGAAAGAATGGAATTTCACAATGGCTATGCTAGAATCGGTTTGGTTGCTGACCATGTTGACCATATTGTTAAGCTAGCGGGTATTGACCACGTAGGCTTTGGCTCTGATTTTGACGGATTAGGGGATGAGCTTCCTGAAGACCTGAAAGATGTCTCCATGTATCCGAACCTAATTGCTGAACTACTTCGAAGAGGTTATTCAGAAAAAGATATTGAAAAGATCTGTTACAAGAATATTTTCAGGGTCTGGAAAGAAGTCGAAAAGGTCGCAAAGAAGAGTTAA
- a CDS encoding virulence factor SrfC family protein has translation MTQDTFTAKVDMQDLIKQAENIQTEIDKGLNWVAANVKSEKQKATLYNLKKSKRKLKGLVKASGTRPGIGVFGASQVGKSYLVSNLVRLPGEDKLTIRIPGQEGNTLDFIRDINPPGGGKESTGVVTRFTIADNHQAGEQPYTLKLFSQADMVKIITNGYLADINQYHYTLDPETINGSLQQIALQVQQTGYQVPGMTEDDVYEIKEYLEQNFSEHIFVGKLSDIGFWDKAVRIAPYINPKERVKLFECLWGKQPFFTDLFRKVSETLEQVQFATVLRCGVEALAPNTTTVLDIERLREMYQGETEITSAVSVHLPDGSSRSLNRSALTAVLAEVVLPILPQTAQDSSRSFLQYADVLDFPGARSRKKVPEQTFQENSQEEKLEIFLRGKVAFLFDTYCNDLVINTLVYAMNNKQLEVSDLPHLIYKWIRNTHGGTPQEREKRENTIKELTGENGLQSYNPFLVVQTMYNLDLDGNPTIEKVGEPATHNAKWDARLQANFHDFFGTSVSDKWTEKWTAHDTFKNVFFLRDPEWSQNVFEGWDEKKKETSVRPSYMQKLQDMKTSFLSHSYVRKHIREPEEAWDASSTPEHDGANYIIEHLKPTCHPAVKKEQVNGAMQQCLAEVNTELEAYYEGGGIDEQLQKARKKALRVAMRLNNMQTNNNTFGHFMDRLVMSYDLAWTVYFSLHNSFEVDELGPQAQPSPTVPIDLIELLKGQGVDVHVDDSPEVVLDKLQQYFGLPMEDIREELKAMDIDIESLLEEKAKEGIAGSNYKDRAQVFADKLLTRWVDQLQMVKEDAVLSKISLPKEVAEYIIDELLKGIYRLRIKDTLIQATRDEINSFPISNNYDIVPRIASSILNRYVTTAGWAYVPDQEKQHLKRPNSERTLFSAEEKPTPDKQELKLGQNFPGQDFFNEWVFAIQKMFEANVMASHNMADSQHVAANAGLGNILKSLEEMNRSF, from the coding sequence ATGACACAAGATACATTCACTGCCAAAGTAGATATGCAAGACCTCATCAAACAGGCAGAAAATATACAAACTGAAATAGATAAAGGACTCAACTGGGTTGCTGCCAACGTAAAGTCCGAAAAACAAAAAGCAACCCTTTACAACCTGAAGAAATCCAAGCGCAAGCTGAAAGGACTTGTCAAGGCTTCAGGTACCCGTCCGGGCATTGGCGTATTTGGCGCAAGTCAGGTAGGTAAATCCTATCTGGTATCCAATCTTGTACGCCTACCCGGTGAAGACAAGCTGACAATTCGAATTCCCGGTCAGGAAGGCAACACATTGGACTTTATCCGTGATATCAACCCTCCGGGTGGTGGCAAGGAATCCACTGGGGTAGTCACAAGATTTACTATCGCTGATAATCATCAGGCGGGAGAACAACCTTATACACTGAAATTGTTCAGCCAAGCCGATATGGTCAAGATCATCACCAACGGTTATCTGGCAGATATCAATCAGTACCATTATACTTTAGACCCTGAAACCATCAATGGCAGCCTGCAGCAAATTGCGCTTCAGGTACAGCAAACTGGCTATCAAGTTCCGGGCATGACCGAAGATGATGTCTATGAAATCAAGGAATACCTTGAGCAGAATTTCAGCGAACACATCTTTGTCGGAAAGCTTTCGGACATCGGTTTCTGGGACAAGGCTGTCAGAATTGCCCCTTACATCAATCCAAAAGAAAGGGTCAAACTGTTTGAATGCCTTTGGGGTAAGCAACCATTCTTCACTGATCTTTTCCGCAAAGTATCCGAGACACTGGAGCAAGTGCAATTTGCGACTGTACTGCGTTGTGGCGTAGAAGCATTGGCTCCTAATACCACGACTGTATTGGATATTGAACGATTGAGAGAGATGTATCAGGGAGAAACGGAAATCACAAGTGCGGTTTCTGTTCATCTGCCTGACGGTTCCTCCCGCTCGCTGAATCGCAGCGCCCTGACAGCGGTATTGGCTGAAGTGGTACTGCCTATTTTGCCTCAAACCGCCCAAGATTCATCCCGTAGCTTCCTGCAGTATGCCGATGTACTGGATTTCCCTGGTGCAAGATCAAGAAAGAAAGTCCCCGAGCAGACTTTTCAGGAAAACAGTCAGGAAGAAAAACTGGAAATCTTTCTGAGGGGAAAAGTGGCATTCCTGTTTGACACTTACTGCAATGACCTTGTGATCAATACGCTGGTCTATGCCATGAACAACAAGCAACTCGAAGTCTCAGACCTGCCACACCTGATTTACAAATGGATCAGAAATACACATGGTGGCACGCCACAGGAAAGAGAGAAAAGGGAAAATACCATTAAGGAACTGACAGGTGAAAACGGGTTGCAAAGCTACAATCCATTTTTGGTAGTACAGACCATGTACAACCTTGATCTGGACGGTAACCCAACCATTGAGAAAGTAGGCGAACCTGCCACACACAATGCCAAATGGGATGCCCGCCTGCAAGCCAATTTCCATGACTTTTTCGGCACTTCGGTTTCTGATAAATGGACAGAGAAATGGACAGCCCATGATACCTTCAAGAATGTCTTTTTCCTGAGAGATCCCGAATGGTCACAAAACGTCTTTGAAGGCTGGGATGAAAAGAAAAAGGAGACGAGTGTTCGTCCGTCCTATATGCAAAAGCTGCAGGACATGAAGACTTCTTTCCTAAGTCACTCTTATGTCAGGAAACATATCCGAGAACCTGAAGAGGCTTGGGATGCGTCTTCCACTCCTGAGCATGATGGTGCCAACTATATCATTGAACACCTGAAACCGACATGCCACCCTGCCGTCAAAAAGGAACAGGTAAATGGTGCTATGCAGCAATGTCTGGCTGAAGTCAACACTGAGCTGGAAGCCTATTATGAAGGTGGTGGCATTGATGAGCAACTGCAGAAAGCCCGCAAGAAAGCCCTTCGGGTTGCTATGCGACTCAATAATATGCAGACCAACAACAACACCTTTGGTCACTTTATGGACAGGCTTGTCATGTCATATGACTTAGCGTGGACGGTATATTTCAGCCTTCACAACTCATTTGAGGTGGATGAACTAGGACCGCAGGCACAACCCTCTCCTACCGTCCCAATTGACTTGATTGAGCTATTGAAAGGACAAGGTGTGGATGTCCATGTAGATGACAGCCCTGAAGTGGTACTGGATAAACTACAACAGTATTTCGGTTTGCCAATGGAAGATATTCGAGAGGAACTGAAAGCCATGGACATCGACATTGAAAGCTTGTTGGAGGAAAAAGCCAAGGAAGGTATCGCAGGCAGCAATTATAAAGACCGTGCGCAGGTATTTGCAGACAAGCTGTTGACCCGTTGGGTTGATCAACTCCAAATGGTGAAAGAGGATGCGGTTTTGAGCAAGATCAGTTTGCCAAAAGAAGTAGCAGAGTACATCATTGATGAGCTGCTGAAAGGCATCTACCGCTTACGTATCAAGGATACCTTAATACAGGCTACAAGGGATGAGATTAATAGCTTCCCGATCAGTAACAATTACGATATCGTGCCAAGGATCGCCTCTTCTATCTTGAACCGTTATGTCACAACTGCAGGCTGGGCGTATGTACCTGATCAGGAAAAGCAGCACCTGAAGCGACCAAATTCGGAACGTACCTTATTCTCAGCTGAAGAAAAACCAACCCCTGACAAGCAGGAACTGAAACTAGGACAAAACTTCCCTGGGCAGGACTTCTTCAACGAATGGGTATTCGCTATTCAGAAAATGTTTGAAGCCAATGTGATGGCATCTCATAATATGGCAGACAGTCAGCATGTAGCTGCCAATGCAGGCTTGGGTAATATTTTGAAGTCATTGGAAGAAATGAATCGGTCATTCTAG
- a CDS encoding coiled-coil domain-containing protein, which produces MHISKKIEGEKSPEENKTPEKTSRISVVKEGQEKQEETEETKRLSMTKEGDPIQKEGKKDKKKETLQLPEWFIRHFGKDILQQIKENPNLTLPFEEKEMPLEEWLVKSLKTILPSSNLDSVIKNIEKEESTKDKEKLSLQNALDKAEAEMLKAQQELKAAQARVDDAEVALFRNKKELESRYPVKEMLKALTATEDQAIKTILEDALEEPDDQLAAFVFHFLNGWHYVKGAHFAAQGSEEEKMELLYQALSFLLTRLKGLTCTARRSLLDEVADFASAASKDFQFVSPERSTQIDPSIHDAVGVGGSAIKEGYSFAVIRKDTRSTVKYASVSTA; this is translated from the coding sequence ATGCATATATCAAAGAAAATAGAAGGCGAAAAGTCACCTGAGGAGAACAAGACGCCTGAGAAGACGTCCCGAATCAGCGTGGTGAAAGAAGGGCAGGAAAAGCAGGAAGAAACAGAAGAGACCAAACGCCTTTCTATGACCAAGGAAGGTGATCCAATACAAAAGGAAGGAAAGAAGGACAAGAAAAAGGAGACGCTGCAACTTCCCGAATGGTTTATCCGCCACTTCGGGAAAGACATTTTGCAACAGATTAAGGAAAACCCGAACCTGACCTTGCCTTTTGAAGAAAAGGAAATGCCGTTGGAAGAATGGCTGGTGAAATCACTGAAAACTATCCTTCCTTCCTCCAATCTTGATTCGGTGATCAAGAATATCGAGAAAGAGGAATCTACCAAGGATAAAGAAAAACTTTCCCTGCAAAATGCTTTGGACAAGGCAGAAGCGGAGATGCTGAAAGCGCAACAGGAGCTGAAAGCAGCACAAGCCCGTGTAGATGATGCTGAAGTGGCGCTGTTCCGAAACAAAAAGGAGCTGGAAAGCCGCTATCCTGTCAAGGAAATGCTAAAAGCACTGACAGCAACAGAAGACCAAGCCATCAAGACGATACTGGAAGATGCTTTGGAAGAGCCTGATGATCAACTGGCAGCATTTGTATTCCATTTTCTGAATGGTTGGCATTATGTAAAGGGCGCTCACTTTGCAGCGCAAGGAAGCGAAGAAGAGAAAATGGAGTTGCTCTATCAGGCACTTTCATTCCTCTTGACAAGACTCAAGGGACTGACCTGTACTGCACGCCGTTCCTTGCTGGACGAAGTGGCGGATTTTGCCTCAGCAGCATCCAAGGACTTTCAGTTTGTATCCCCTGAACGCTCCACACAGATTGACCCAAGCATTCACGATGCGGTCGGTGTTGGTGGCAGTGCCATTAAGGAAGGATACTCTTTTGCCGTCATTCGAAAGGATACCCGCTCAACCGTCAAATATGCCTCGGTCAGCACGGCGTAA
- a CDS encoding S8 family serine peptidase has product MSLYLIYRCKLDGYRPVIWYSQPVHHRYQQIRSIVTKRLDEEHATLFTEPRMSANSSGSTEGSWFSDKLKKGTPLSHQPEQRKEILMRRLKAMLDHIQKLGQQLINEGQREIGEIVLKATEIPNMDCVMTDGQQLALILWGFTSDEADQTSFRVAKVLKDEVEEPEKVDEPQPIETPTPSHTRTAPEPVVTAAPAKEVIHKYPPSTPKKSNNRWKWISLLLLILCTGLALWMLLGSLQTVLPPKEGVMEPIDPRKIIQDPDNPLRTRIVSDRLNLYLASQTDLGDFAEVLVEQYPQISITYYNTQYKKIQLKVPTSERVRLQREFRKMQEVKFVLDEQVFQTDKVPNDVAFSQGKKKQPYEMIGVFNAWDITEGNPNVVIAVIDNGFDITHPEIEDNVVSPWNVITHDTNVNTGTKNMRHGTHVAATVAGLADNQLGMAGVAPLCKIMPIQVGDDEGNIPSTAIVDGIFYALNHGANVINMSLGMAFDPDIANKMSDQEQEGIIRQNMLDHARLWDEIFQVAREENVIIVQAAGNSNVLAGLDPQKRSQNVITVAATTSSIGKATFSNYGHKYTTISAPGVDIYSAVPDGKFEYMQGTSMASPMVSAGVALAKCIDPQITLPQVKKLLLQTAVKVNSKKEMPPMIQLDTFLELVVERTTLSSCDILVDSLQKEIERLKMLVGDSTQQLVIPENPEDLSFAAGKWISSDELHNTRTGEQISLLFEIEADGKGKLILVEENGQRCEADITVSLNDDVLEIKQDDATQCEHGGFYAKYIFRCESPDGETAQCSCMQEDNEKERIISFSLLKR; this is encoded by the coding sequence ATGTCTCTATATTTAATTTACCGCTGCAAGCTTGATGGCTACCGTCCTGTAATCTGGTATTCTCAGCCCGTCCACCACCGCTATCAGCAGATACGCAGTATTGTGACAAAAAGGCTTGATGAGGAACACGCTACCTTGTTTACCGAACCTCGTATGTCTGCCAACTCAAGTGGTAGTACAGAAGGAAGCTGGTTTTCAGACAAATTAAAAAAGGGCACACCACTCAGTCATCAACCCGAACAGCGCAAGGAAATTCTGATGCGCCGCCTCAAGGCGATGCTGGATCATATTCAGAAATTGGGTCAGCAATTGATCAACGAAGGGCAACGTGAGATTGGGGAAATTGTACTCAAGGCTACCGAGATTCCCAATATGGATTGCGTTATGACGGATGGACAGCAGTTAGCGCTTATTCTTTGGGGCTTCACCTCCGATGAAGCTGATCAAACCTCCTTCCGTGTAGCTAAAGTTCTGAAAGACGAAGTAGAAGAACCTGAAAAAGTAGATGAGCCACAACCTATCGAAACACCAACTCCTTCCCATACACGTACAGCTCCCGAGCCAGTGGTCACAGCTGCTCCTGCCAAGGAAGTAATACACAAGTACCCTCCTTCCACACCCAAGAAATCCAATAATAGGTGGAAGTGGATAAGTTTGCTGCTGCTTATTCTTTGCACAGGTTTGGCGCTATGGATGCTATTGGGAAGTCTCCAAACGGTTTTACCTCCAAAGGAAGGTGTCATGGAACCTATAGACCCTCGTAAAATAATTCAGGATCCTGATAATCCGCTAAGGACAAGAATCGTCTCTGACAGACTAAACCTGTACCTGGCATCACAAACAGACTTAGGGGATTTTGCAGAAGTATTGGTAGAGCAGTACCCTCAGATTAGCATTACCTACTACAACACTCAATACAAAAAAATTCAGCTGAAGGTCCCAACTAGCGAAAGAGTCAGGCTACAAAGGGAATTCAGAAAAATGCAAGAGGTAAAGTTTGTCCTTGACGAACAGGTATTCCAAACAGATAAAGTCCCTAACGATGTCGCATTTTCTCAAGGAAAAAAGAAACAGCCTTATGAAATGATTGGGGTCTTCAATGCTTGGGATATTACAGAGGGCAACCCCAATGTGGTGATTGCTGTGATTGACAATGGTTTTGACATTACCCATCCTGAAATTGAAGACAATGTAGTATCTCCTTGGAACGTGATTACACACGATACAAATGTCAACACGGGGACTAAAAATATGCGCCACGGTACGCATGTAGCTGCTACGGTTGCGGGATTGGCTGATAACCAACTTGGAATGGCTGGCGTCGCTCCTTTGTGTAAAATTATGCCAATACAAGTAGGTGATGATGAGGGCAATATTCCATCGACTGCTATTGTAGATGGAATTTTTTATGCCTTAAACCACGGGGCAAATGTCATTAATATGTCGTTGGGAATGGCTTTCGATCCTGATATCGCCAATAAAATGAGTGATCAGGAACAGGAAGGCATCATCCGTCAGAATATGCTGGATCATGCCCGCCTTTGGGATGAAATCTTTCAGGTAGCAAGAGAGGAAAATGTCATCATTGTACAGGCTGCAGGAAACAGTAATGTACTGGCAGGTCTTGATCCTCAAAAACGTTCTCAAAATGTAATTACAGTCGCTGCAACAACAAGTAGTATCGGAAAAGCAACTTTCAGTAACTACGGTCATAAATACACGACTATCAGTGCCCCAGGCGTAGATATTTACAGTGCAGTTCCAGACGGAAAGTTTGAATACATGCAAGGTACTAGTATGGCATCACCGATGGTATCAGCAGGAGTCGCATTGGCAAAATGCATTGATCCACAGATCACCTTGCCACAGGTCAAAAAGCTGCTTCTTCAAACTGCAGTCAAAGTGAACAGCAAGAAGGAAATGCCTCCTATGATTCAATTGGACACTTTCTTGGAACTGGTGGTTGAACGCACTACGCTTTCTAGCTGTGATATTCTAGTAGACAGCCTTCAGAAGGAAATTGAAAGGTTAAAAATGTTGGTGGGAGACAGCACACAGCAACTAGTTATTCCAGAAAACCCTGAAGACCTAAGTTTTGCAGCTGGTAAATGGATCAGCAGTGATGAACTACACAATACCAGAACTGGGGAACAAATTTCTCTGCTGTTTGAAATTGAAGCAGATGGCAAAGGAAAACTGATACTGGTAGAAGAAAACGGGCAACGCTGTGAAGCAGATATTACTGTGTCACTCAATGACGATGTCTTGGAAATCAAGCAGGATGATGCCACCCAATGCGAACATGGTGGCTTCTATGCGAAGTACATCTTCCGTTGCGAATCACCTGATGGGGAAACAGCCCAATGCAGCTGCATGCAAGAAGACAATGAGAAAGAAAGGATTATCTCTTTTTCCCTTTTGAAAAGATAA
- a CDS encoding virulence factor SrfB yields the protein MDKDISLIANSGIQFYTTKLSLKEGESALTVKKEFAETEETLPDGKKQINLVFPYYFLKAGKYIDETTIPKSAKLPNGKIDEDKIDPATIRVIREDQVNTIKAKGVIETFDSRWLPLPYFRTEQFSPDTFQNGPTTWARMYLSRLDPKEATEGYTHSLVLAFDTQCVDGNATYLTPTSTDAEGASNFRCHAKDCSSFVAENWVQDMIQVEFERAQKIQPLKNAGEHLGYLVAYMVLLEALQEAKSFPAVTLRTDNHSIDVDLVLDIGNSRSCGVLLETSAINAPVSLNNATPLKIRDMTYPNKVYSDAFDMRVAFSRVSYGDEAATARSGNPRAFTNPSIVRIGEEATRLTIVNGKPNENATMSSPKRYLWNEDGGLFPWTFINKDLNGSQGPLGNVVLDGIAVYFTNDGVPLWAEEDPYYTGPQLLPAITPKFSRSSLMTFAIAEIITQAITQVNSYEFRKERGQQEVPRKLKRIVLSCPTAMLGKEKELLRKRAEDAVEALKRYFNEHGINADMFLDGQLEVIPDSGQVKNATMGQGSVEWGYDEATCSQLVFMYGEIVHHFRGNARLYFETQGKFRQDEQYEKLDRERNKKYTLPSVRVASVDIGGGTTDVMVATYELEPDANIPVVVPKPNFWEGFNLAGDDMMKRVVETIILPEIERFAVNLGCTASADVMNILFGPNLGMVDAKGREMRRQFTLQVAVPLAQGVMGFAANTQNSIEERDFASFFRNHPMPRPELENFINKQFEKYGAEGFRLRDVTWTLDTRKVNEVVRNVTEGMIRDICGIIAQYDCDVVLLAGRPSSLPVVRDMFLKQLPVTPDKIVTMDEYRVGKWYPFAAPNGVIKDAKTCVAVGATVALMAGTLNRLNGFRIDTHYLKQEIKSTADYIGLYRKGEGKVPETYLDGPTGQDDYELKFYGPMHLGMRQMNSDHWIGTPMCKLDYANNQAAAEVGNRVPLTVEIFRRSPDLENIRIKKITDHEGKPVPSESLTLSLQTLSDEYGYWLDTGAYNLNIFNQ from the coding sequence ATGGATAAAGATATTTCACTGATTGCCAACTCCGGCATCCAATTCTATACAACTAAGCTTTCACTGAAGGAAGGTGAAAGTGCCCTGACCGTCAAAAAGGAGTTTGCTGAAACCGAGGAGACACTGCCCGACGGAAAGAAGCAGATCAACTTGGTATTTCCTTACTATTTCCTGAAAGCAGGGAAATATATTGATGAAACCACTATTCCAAAGTCTGCCAAGTTACCTAACGGCAAGATTGACGAAGATAAAATAGACCCTGCCACTATCCGCGTAATCAGGGAGGATCAGGTCAATACCATCAAGGCAAAAGGCGTGATCGAAACCTTTGACAGCCGATGGTTGCCGCTTCCTTATTTCCGTACCGAGCAGTTTTCACCTGATACTTTTCAGAATGGTCCGACCACATGGGCAAGAATGTACCTGAGCCGTCTTGATCCAAAAGAAGCGACGGAAGGCTATACGCACAGCCTTGTGTTGGCATTTGACACCCAATGCGTGGATGGTAATGCCACTTACCTTACTCCTACTTCCACTGATGCGGAAGGGGCTTCTAATTTCCGTTGCCATGCCAAGGATTGCAGCAGCTTCGTGGCGGAAAACTGGGTGCAGGATATGATTCAAGTGGAGTTTGAAAGGGCGCAGAAAATTCAGCCACTCAAGAATGCAGGTGAGCACCTTGGCTACCTAGTTGCCTACATGGTCTTGCTGGAAGCCTTGCAGGAAGCCAAATCATTCCCTGCCGTAACGCTCCGTACCGACAACCATAGTATTGATGTCGATCTGGTATTGGATATTGGTAACTCACGCTCATGTGGCGTCTTGCTGGAAACATCTGCCATCAATGCACCTGTCAGCCTGAACAATGCCACGCCACTCAAGATTCGTGACATGACGTACCCGAATAAGGTTTACAGCGATGCCTTTGATATGCGGGTAGCTTTCTCAAGAGTGAGTTACGGAGATGAGGCGGCAACAGCAAGGTCGGGCAACCCAAGGGCTTTTACCAACCCAAGTATCGTTCGAATTGGCGAAGAAGCAACCCGTCTGACGATTGTCAATGGCAAGCCAAACGAGAATGCTACCATGTCTAGTCCGAAACGCTACCTCTGGAATGAGGATGGTGGGTTGTTCCCTTGGACTTTTATCAACAAAGACCTGAATGGTTCACAAGGACCTTTGGGCAATGTGGTATTGGATGGCATTGCAGTTTATTTCACCAATGATGGCGTGCCGCTTTGGGCTGAGGAAGATCCATATTATACAGGTCCACAACTGCTGCCTGCCATTACACCAAAGTTCTCCCGTAGCTCGCTGATGACGTTCGCCATTGCGGAAATCATCACCCAAGCCATTACACAGGTCAACAGTTATGAGTTCCGTAAGGAAAGAGGTCAACAGGAAGTGCCCCGAAAACTTAAGCGCATTGTCCTAAGCTGTCCGACTGCTATGTTGGGCAAGGAAAAAGAACTACTGCGTAAAAGAGCCGAAGATGCTGTAGAAGCCCTCAAACGCTATTTTAATGAGCATGGCATCAATGCCGATATGTTCTTGGACGGTCAGCTGGAAGTCATCCCTGATTCAGGTCAGGTTAAAAACGCCACGATGGGACAAGGTTCTGTGGAATGGGGTTATGATGAGGCAACCTGTAGCCAACTGGTCTTTATGTACGGTGAAATTGTGCATCACTTCCGTGGCAATGCTAGGCTGTACTTCGAGACACAAGGCAAATTCCGTCAGGATGAGCAGTATGAAAAGCTAGACAGGGAACGAAATAAAAAATACACCCTCCCTTCTGTCAGAGTAGCTAGTGTAGATATCGGAGGAGGTACTACTGACGTCATGGTGGCTACCTACGAACTGGAGCCTGATGCCAATATTCCTGTGGTGGTTCCGAAACCCAACTTCTGGGAAGGCTTCAACCTAGCTGGTGACGATATGATGAAACGGGTGGTAGAGACGATTATTCTACCTGAGATCGAACGTTTCGCTGTAAACCTTGGCTGTACGGCATCAGCTGATGTGATGAATATCCTGTTTGGTCCAAACCTCGGAATGGTCGATGCCAAAGGCAGGGAAATGCGACGCCAATTTACACTACAAGTGGCTGTACCATTGGCACAAGGTGTAATGGGCTTCGCTGCCAATACCCAAAACTCGATTGAGGAACGTGACTTTGCGTCATTCTTCCGTAACCACCCGATGCCAAGACCAGAGTTAGAAAACTTTATCAACAAGCAATTCGAGAAATATGGAGCTGAAGGATTCCGCCTGCGTGATGTGACTTGGACACTCGATACCCGCAAGGTCAACGAGGTGGTTCGCAACGTAACCGAAGGCATGATCCGTGATATTTGCGGCATTATCGCCCAATATGATTGTGATGTGGTATTGCTGGCGGGTAGACCTTCTTCCCTGCCTGTTGTCAGGGATATGTTCCTGAAACAACTGCCTGTTACGCCTGACAAGATCGTAACGATGGATGAATATCGTGTAGGAAAATGGTATCCGTTTGCTGCTCCGAATGGCGTAATCAAAGACGCCAAAACCTGTGTAGCAGTAGGTGCGACAGTAGCTCTGATGGCGGGTACACTTAACAGGTTGAATGGCTTCCGAATCGATACCCACTACCTGAAACAGGAAATCAAATCCACTGCCGACTATATCGGGCTTTACCGCAAAGGGGAAGGAAAAGTACCTGAAACCTATCTGGATGGTCCTACAGGACAGGATGATTATGAACTGAAGTTCTACGGACCAATGCACTTGGGTATGAGACAAATGAACTCAGATCATTGGATTGGTACACCGATGTGTAAGCTGGATTATGCCAACAACCAAGCCGCTGCAGAAGTAGGAAACCGTGTACCACTGACAGTGGAAATCTTCCGACGTAGCCCTGACCTTGAGAATATTCGCATCAAGAAAATCACGGATCACGAGGGAAAACCTGTACCGTCAGAAAGCCTGACCTTGAGCCTTCAGACATTGTCGGATGAATATGGCTATTGGTTGGATACAGGCGCCTATAACCTGAATATTTTCAACCAATAA